In Anthocerotibacter panamensis C109, the sequence CAGGGTCAGGCTGACCCAACTGGTCGGTATGTTTTTGCGAAAGCGGATGGGTACAGGGCGCTCGGGCAAGTCGGGCTCCGCAGGAAGGATAGAGACCCGAGCGGGGCGGGTCACATAGTCGGCGATACGGATGCCGAGGGTCAGCGGATGGAGCTGTTGTGGGGTGGGAATTCCCTCAACCTGGACCCAATAGGTGCGCGGATGACCATAGGCAGGGTCGGTGAGGCGGTGGGCAAACGGGCCATCATCGGTCAACAGCAGTAGCCCCTCGCTGTCCCAGTCCAGACGTCCAACCGGGTAGACCCCAGGGACATCGATAAAGTTTTTGAGCGTGGCGCGCCCAGCACTGTCCTGAAACTGGCTGAGGACACCGTAGGGTTTCCAGAAAAGTAGATAGCGCACGCGCTACTCCTAATACGAAATCCGGTTCATGACTTGGTGTTCGCTCAAGGCCGCCCTACCCTCGTGGGGGCCTCACCTTATAAGACCCACAATGCCTATCACAGGGTACTGCGTCCTGC encodes:
- a CDS encoding pseudouridine synthase; its protein translation is MRYLLFWKPYGVLSQFQDSAGRATLKNFIDVPGVYPVGRLDWDSEGLLLLTDDGPFAHRLTDPAYGHPRTYWVQVEGIPTPQQLHPLTLGIRIADYVTRPARVSILPAEPDLPERPVPIRFRKNIPTSWVSLTLTEGRNRQVRRMTAAMGFPTLRLVRMQLASLEAKGLTPGQWRDVTEVELQRLRSAIR